The DNA window ATACGTCCGGTATTCCATCTCTCGGTTGCTGTTTGCGGGGGTGTACGACCGACACGCTTCCGTTTGCCACTCGAGCGGCACGTCGACGTCCATCGAGTACAGATACTAACCCAAGTGCTACGTTCGTATCGCAACACGCAATATTACCAAACATTGGTTCAGTAAATGTACTAATGGCGGATTTGGTGGCGAAAATGTGGTTATATATTGGAAGATTGTCTTCGGTAACTGGGTTGAGTGCGACGATTCCGAATTCGCCACTCGAGTGAGCCGGGAGAAACGGTACGCGGCAGCCGCGTCAGTCCCCGGTTTCTGACCCAGCCGAGGCGCTGCCCTCGCTCGACCCATCGCCTGCTGGACTGACGCTGCCAGTTCGATAGCCATGGAGGTCAAGTGTAACGTGGTCAAAGCCGATCCGAGAGAGTTCCTCGCGGACGGTTTCGGCGAACTCACGAGTCAGCGCACGCTCGAGTTCCGCAGGTGCGACTTCGATGCGCGCGAGGCCGTCGTGATCGCGTACGCGAAACTGCTCGAAACCCCACTGGCGTAACACGGCTTCGGCGCGCTCGACTCGCGTCAGGCGCTCTTCGGTGACCTCGAGGCCGGTCGGAATCCGCGAGGACAGACAGGCCATCGAGGGCTTGTCCGCCACGGAGAGGTCGTAGTGAGCCGCAATTTCGCGCACTTCGTCTTTCGAGATATCGTGAGCGAGCAGCGGCGAGTGCACGTCGAGTTCGTCGACGGCCTGCAGGCCGGGTCGGTGGCCCGCGCCGGGGTCGTCGGCGTTCGTCCCGTCACAGACCGTCCCGACGCCGAGGTCTCGAGCCGTCTCGAGCATCTCACCCAACCGCATCGTCCGGCAGTGATAGCACCGATCATCGTCGTTTTCGACGAAGTCATCGCTCTCGAGTTCGGAAAAAGAGACGATCTCGTGGCGGATGCCGATTTCCTCGGCGACCGCTTTCGCATCCTCGAGTTCGGCCTCGGGGAGCGTCTCGCTTCGTGCGGTACAGGCGATGGCGTCCTCGCCCAGTGCGTCGTAGGCGAGTGCGGCGACTGCACTCGAGTCGACACCGCCGGAAAAGGCGATCACAACCCCGTCATGGGTGGCCAGGTCCTCGCGGGCGGCCTCGAGTTTCGCCTCGAGCGTGGTCATAGCCACCCGTTCGACCCGGATAGGCAAAAGGTCGTTGTCGTCGTCGGCCGTTTCGCTTATTCTGGAATCGACGCTGCCAGCGCCTCGGGTGCGGCCGCTGGAACGTCAGCGGCGTCCATTCGCTCGTCGAGCCAGAGCGGGCGCTCGAGGAGCACCCCATTAGTTGCTGTTTCAGTGACAGATAGTCGTGTCGTAGCCACAGGCCCGTGAACACTCACCCGTGTGGCTGTGTTGGGTCGTCGACGCCGGTGATCTCGAATCGCGCACCACCGTCGTCGCTCTCGGTAATAGTCAGTTTCCAGCCGTGGGCTTCGACAATTTGCATGACAATCGAGAGTCCGAAGCCGGTGCCATCCGTCGCCGTCGAGTAGCCTCGCTCGAGTACCCGTTCGCGCTCGGCTTCCGGAATGCCGGGACCGTCATCGGCGACATAGAAGTCAGGGCCGCCGTCAATTGCGCCGACCGTCACCGTGACATCGCCGCTGCTGTGTGCCACAGCGTTACATAGTAGGTTCTCGAGCAACTGTTTGACTCTGTTCCGGTTGGCTCGAAGCATCGTATCCGACTCGAGGCGAAGTTCGGCTTCGTCCGTCTTGACAGTCGCCCAGCAGGCGTCAGCAAGAGCCGCCAGTCGAAGCGTCTCAAACTCAGTGACTGCTTCTCCTTCTCGAGCAATGGTCAGCAGATTCTCGATCAGCGTCTCCATGCGGTCGTGTGACTGTGCAACCGCAGCAAGGTGTTCGCTATCACAGTCGAGTCGGGCCTGCTCGAGATGGCCCTGCGCGACGTTCAATGGATTACGAAGGTCGTGTGAGACGATGCCCGTAAACTCCTCGAGTCGGTCGTTCTGTCGCTCGAGTTCTTGCTGGTAGCGTTTCCGGTCCGTGATCCGTTTTGTCGCGCCGAAAAGTCCCTTTATCTCGCCATTTTCGTCGTACCACGGGACTTTCGAGGTGAGGTTCCACTCGTCGGCGTTTGGACTGTACTCTGCTTTGTTGATGATCGGTTCACCGGTCTCGATAACATGCATATCGTCGGCGTAGGACTGGCGCTCGTGTTCGCTGTCACCGATTTCGATGTCGGTCTTGCCAAAGATATTCGCTCGTGTGAACGCGGGAACATCGAGGGTGTCCCCTTCGTGTTCGATTTCCTCGGTGAGGTGCCTGCTCACCCGAACGTGGCGTCCCGCTGTATCTTTGACGAACAGATGAATCGGAATCTGGTCAAAAATTTCGTCCAGCAGATTGCTGTCTTCGCGGCGCTGTCGGTCGTCTCGTGCCTGTTCGACGGCGGCCGCGATTCGTTCGGCGAGCGTGGCCTCGTCGGTGGCTGATTTCGGGAGATACTCGCTGACGCCCCGCGAGAT is part of the Natronolimnobius sp. AArcel1 genome and encodes:
- a CDS encoding ATP-binding protein, which produces MSDSIRVLYVNTKSDTLDLPDTRAPHEPTRFEVVTESTAQAALERLKSSDSPIDCVVSEYRLADLDGLELLEWVRQCDPTMAFLLYTDSGSEAIASEAISRGVSEYLPKSATDEATLAERIAAAVEQARDDRQRREDSNLLDEIFDQIPIHLFVKDTAGRHVRVSRHLTEEIEHEGDTLDVPAFTRANIFGKTDIEIGDSEHERQSYADDMHVIETGEPIINKAEYSPNADEWNLTSKVPWYDENGEIKGLFGATKRITDRKRYQQELERQNDRLEEFTGIVSHDLRNPLNVAQGHLEQARLDCDSEHLAAVAQSHDRMETLIENLLTIAREGEAVTEFETLRLAALADACWATVKTDEAELRLESDTMLRANRNRVKQLLENLLCNAVAHSSGDVTVTVGAIDGGPDFYVADDGPGIPEAERERVLERGYSTATDGTGFGLSIVMQIVEAHGWKLTITESDDGGARFEITGVDDPTQPHG
- the larE gene encoding ATP-dependent sacrificial sulfur transferase LarE, producing MTTLEAKLEAAREDLATHDGVVIAFSGGVDSSAVAALAYDALGEDAIACTARSETLPEAELEDAKAVAEEIGIRHEIVSFSELESDDFVENDDDRCYHCRTMRLGEMLETARDLGVGTVCDGTNADDPGAGHRPGLQAVDELDVHSPLLAHDISKDEVREIAAHYDLSVADKPSMACLSSRIPTGLEVTEERLTRVERAEAVLRQWGFEQFRVRDHDGLARIEVAPAELERALTREFAETVREELSRIGFDHVTLDLHGYRTGSVSPAGDGSSEGSASAGSETGD